In Arthrobacter sp. StoSoilB5, one genomic interval encodes:
- a CDS encoding APC family permease yields MSQTIRSTAAGTSPAGTSHDISGKGLKTGQLGLLAVVVLGISTIAPAYTLTSALGPTVNEAGLQLPVIFLIGFIPMILVSLAYRELNADSPDSGTTFTWVTKAFGPWVGWMGGWGLLAANIIVLSNLAGVAVDFFYLFLAQVTGSPELADLASNKVLNVATCFVFVALAVWVSYRGLHTTKIVQYGLVGFQLLVLGLFVAMAFANWSTSETAVPFSWDWFDVTKIETFGQIAAGISLSIFVYWGWDVCLTVNEETANGKKTAGLAGTLTAVIVLGIYLLVTIATMMFAGVGDTGIGLNNEENHANVFTALASPVMGPFAILMSLAVLSSSAASLQSTFTSPSRSLLAMAHYGALPNRFSHMSKKFSTPGFATIAAGVLSAGFYAIMHVISENVLNDTILALGLMICFYYGLTAIACVWYFRNSVFSSARNFFLRLLCPLLGGVGLFVVFLQTAVDSWAPEFGSGSEIFGVGLVFVLGIGILALGAVFMLIMSRVRPGFFRGETIRKDTPALVVPE; encoded by the coding sequence ATGAGCCAGACAATCCGTAGCACGGCCGCAGGCACCAGCCCGGCCGGCACGTCGCACGACATTAGCGGCAAGGGACTGAAGACGGGGCAGTTGGGGCTCCTCGCCGTCGTCGTTCTTGGCATTTCAACCATCGCTCCGGCGTATACGCTTACCAGCGCGCTTGGTCCAACCGTCAACGAAGCCGGGCTGCAACTGCCCGTGATCTTCCTTATCGGGTTCATCCCGATGATCCTGGTGTCACTGGCGTACCGGGAGCTCAATGCAGATTCCCCGGACAGCGGCACCACCTTCACGTGGGTCACCAAAGCCTTCGGCCCCTGGGTGGGCTGGATGGGCGGCTGGGGCCTGCTCGCGGCCAACATCATCGTCCTGTCCAACCTGGCGGGCGTCGCCGTGGACTTCTTCTACCTGTTCCTGGCGCAGGTTACGGGCTCGCCCGAGCTCGCCGACCTCGCCTCGAACAAGGTACTCAATGTTGCCACCTGCTTCGTCTTTGTAGCATTGGCCGTTTGGGTGAGTTACCGTGGCCTGCACACCACCAAGATCGTGCAGTACGGCTTGGTCGGTTTCCAGCTGCTGGTGCTTGGCCTGTTTGTTGCCATGGCGTTCGCCAACTGGTCCACCTCCGAGACCGCCGTTCCGTTCAGCTGGGACTGGTTCGACGTCACCAAGATTGAAACCTTCGGCCAGATCGCAGCCGGCATCTCCCTCTCGATCTTCGTCTACTGGGGCTGGGACGTCTGCCTCACCGTGAACGAGGAAACCGCCAACGGAAAGAAGACCGCGGGACTCGCTGGCACCCTGACCGCCGTCATCGTGCTCGGCATTTACCTCCTCGTCACCATCGCCACCATGATGTTCGCAGGCGTCGGAGACACGGGAATCGGCCTGAACAACGAGGAAAACCACGCCAACGTCTTCACGGCCCTCGCGTCTCCGGTCATGGGTCCGTTCGCGATCCTGATGTCCCTGGCCGTGCTCTCCAGCTCGGCGGCTTCCCTGCAGTCGACGTTCACCTCGCCGTCGCGCAGCCTGCTGGCCATGGCGCATTACGGCGCCCTGCCTAACCGCTTCAGCCACATGAGCAAGAAGTTCTCGACGCCGGGCTTCGCCACCATTGCGGCGGGCGTCCTGTCCGCGGGCTTCTACGCAATCATGCACGTGATCAGCGAGAACGTCCTCAACGACACCATCCTGGCCCTGGGCCTGATGATCTGCTTCTACTACGGACTCACGGCGATCGCCTGTGTTTGGTACTTCCGGAACAGCGTGTTCTCCAGTGCCCGCAATTTCTTCCTGCGGCTCCTCTGCCCACTGCTGGGTGGCGTCGGGCTGTTCGTCGTCTTCCTGCAGACCGCAGTGGATAGCTGGGCCCCGGAGTTTGGAAGTGGCTCGGAAATCTTCGGAGTGGGGCTCGTGTTTGTGCTCGGCATCGGAATCCTTGCTTTGGGTGCCGTGTTCATGCTGATCATGTCCCGCGTCCGTCCCGGTTTCTTCCGCGGTGAGACCATCCGCAAGGACACCCCTGCCCTGGTGGTGCCCGAGTAG
- the lhgO gene encoding L-2-hydroxyglutarate oxidase, with the protein MSAEIEPSGDIKPKNIKRCAVIGGGIIGVAVARELSNKLDGVQVTVYEKEDRLAKHQTGHNSGVVHAGLYYEPGGLKATLCRRGVELLQEFCATKDLPYEACGKLVIAQTPEESKRLENIFARATANGVPGARMLRGDEIPEVEPNAVGLSALHSPETAIVDYAAITNALADDVRDAGGQIRLGSEVTSLEQQGSGVIVRTKDGSEHYDLVVACAGLQSDRLAKATGEPATPRIVPFFGQYFLLGKETREKVRGLIYPVPDPKHPFLGVHLTKRIDGEMMLGPNAFISFGREAYSWKAVDVRDILSYALFPGFWNFARQNVPSAVREFQTVVSTKKFIKEATRFVPSLEGATILPGTRGVRAQAMNADGSLVDDFVISRRRDTVLVRNAPSPGATSSMAIAEYIVQQALKN; encoded by the coding sequence ATGTCTGCTGAAATCGAACCGTCTGGCGATATCAAACCGAAAAACATCAAACGTTGCGCGGTCATTGGCGGCGGGATCATCGGCGTGGCTGTGGCCCGGGAACTATCCAACAAACTCGACGGCGTCCAGGTCACCGTTTATGAAAAGGAAGACCGGCTCGCCAAGCACCAGACCGGCCACAACTCCGGTGTGGTCCATGCCGGGCTCTACTATGAGCCCGGCGGACTGAAAGCCACGCTGTGCCGCAGGGGAGTGGAACTGCTTCAGGAATTCTGCGCCACCAAGGACCTGCCGTACGAGGCCTGCGGCAAGTTGGTGATCGCCCAGACCCCCGAAGAATCGAAGCGACTGGAGAACATCTTCGCGCGCGCCACGGCCAATGGAGTGCCCGGGGCGCGAATGCTGCGCGGTGACGAGATACCCGAGGTGGAGCCGAACGCCGTCGGGCTTTCTGCTTTGCACTCGCCGGAAACGGCGATCGTGGACTACGCGGCCATTACCAATGCGCTCGCCGACGACGTCCGTGACGCAGGCGGGCAGATTCGGCTTGGATCGGAAGTGACCTCGCTGGAACAGCAGGGGAGTGGCGTCATAGTCCGCACGAAGGATGGGAGCGAACACTACGATCTCGTGGTGGCGTGCGCCGGGCTTCAATCGGACCGTTTGGCGAAAGCCACCGGCGAGCCCGCAACGCCGCGCATCGTTCCCTTCTTTGGGCAATACTTCCTCCTCGGAAAGGAAACCCGCGAAAAGGTCAGAGGCTTGATTTATCCCGTTCCGGACCCCAAGCATCCCTTCCTTGGCGTGCACCTGACCAAAAGAATCGACGGCGAAATGATGCTGGGCCCCAATGCATTCATCTCCTTCGGCCGCGAGGCCTATTCCTGGAAGGCCGTGGATGTGCGCGACATCCTCAGTTACGCGCTGTTTCCTGGGTTCTGGAATTTTGCCCGTCAGAATGTGCCATCGGCGGTCCGTGAATTCCAGACCGTTGTCAGTACGAAGAAGTTCATCAAGGAGGCGACGCGCTTTGTTCCGTCGTTGGAGGGGGCCACTATTCTTCCCGGCACACGCGGCGTCCGCGCCCAGGCCATGAACGCTGACGGTTCCTTGGTGGATGATTTTGTGATTTCACGACGCCGGGACACGGTTTTGGTACGGAACGCACCGTCACCGGGGGCGACGTCGTCGATGGCCATTGCGGAGTACATCGTGCAGCAGGCACTCAAGAACTGA
- a CDS encoding nitrilase-related carbon-nitrogen hydrolase produces MIEITRLEAPTSLARTEPSTRTPLRVGVVQHRWHADEAVLHAELNEGIERAAKLGASVVFLPELTLSRYPADTRPENNPAAGIRPSDITEDLLTGPTFTFAAKAARTYGVSVHASLYQRAENPDGTDDGLGLNTAILVSPAGELVARTHKLHIPVTAGYYEDKFFRKGPAAEDAYAVHAPAELGGARLGMPTCWDEWFPELARMYSLGGAEILVYPTAIGSEPDHPDFDTQPLWQQVIVGNGIANGLFMIAPNRYGSEGTLNFYGSSFIADPYGRILVQAPRDESTVLVADLDLDQRKDWLTLFPFLATRRPETYGRLTEPVNPNAPLGSAAEAAPYQAVSA; encoded by the coding sequence ATGATTGAAATTACCCGCCTCGAAGCCCCGACTTCCCTGGCCCGCACCGAACCGTCCACCCGCACCCCGCTGCGGGTCGGCGTCGTTCAGCACCGTTGGCACGCTGACGAAGCAGTCCTGCATGCCGAACTGAACGAGGGAATCGAACGCGCAGCCAAGCTGGGAGCCAGTGTTGTTTTCCTGCCTGAGCTGACGCTCTCCCGCTACCCGGCAGACACCCGTCCGGAGAACAACCCGGCCGCTGGTATCCGCCCCTCGGACATCACCGAGGACCTGCTGACTGGTCCCACCTTCACGTTCGCTGCCAAGGCTGCCAGGACGTACGGCGTCTCTGTCCACGCATCTCTCTACCAGCGTGCAGAAAACCCGGACGGCACCGATGATGGCTTGGGACTGAACACCGCCATCCTGGTCTCCCCCGCTGGCGAACTCGTCGCACGCACCCATAAACTCCACATCCCCGTCACAGCCGGGTACTACGAGGACAAGTTCTTCCGCAAAGGCCCGGCCGCCGAGGACGCCTATGCAGTACACGCTCCTGCCGAACTCGGGGGCGCACGCCTGGGCATGCCCACTTGCTGGGACGAATGGTTCCCCGAGCTCGCCCGTATGTACTCCCTGGGCGGAGCAGAGATCCTGGTCTACCCCACCGCGATTGGCTCGGAGCCGGACCACCCGGACTTCGACACCCAGCCGCTCTGGCAGCAGGTCATCGTGGGCAACGGCATCGCCAACGGCCTGTTCATGATTGCCCCCAACCGCTACGGCAGCGAGGGCACGCTGAACTTCTACGGTTCATCCTTCATCGCCGATCCCTACGGCCGCATCCTGGTCCAGGCACCGCGCGACGAATCAACCGTGCTGGTGGCAGACCTTGACCTGGACCAGCGCAAGGACTGGCTCACGCTCTTCCCGTTCCTGGCAACCCGCCGTCCGGAGACGTACGGCCGCCTCACCGAACCTGTAAACCCCAACGCCCCGCTCGGCTCCGCGGCCGAGGCCGCGCCATACCAGGCTGTGTCCGCATGA
- a CDS encoding DUF805 domain-containing protein, whose protein sequence is MSYQQQPQHTQPYAAQTGEPPLWAPYYGAPIGAAVKRFFTKYTVFTGRASRSEYWWWALVAAVIGFVLQLLTTILGAAGATVSANGTAVPGPGAIVGFILLGIFGLATVIPSIALIVRRLHDGNFSGWLALVGLVPFLGGLALLVLMLLPSNPAGQRFDQPSAV, encoded by the coding sequence TTGAGCTACCAGCAACAGCCGCAACACACCCAACCGTATGCTGCACAGACCGGCGAACCGCCGCTGTGGGCTCCCTACTATGGCGCACCCATTGGCGCCGCTGTAAAGCGTTTCTTCACGAAGTACACGGTCTTCACCGGCCGTGCGAGCCGCAGCGAATACTGGTGGTGGGCACTGGTTGCTGCCGTCATCGGTTTTGTCCTCCAGCTCCTCACAACCATCCTTGGTGCAGCTGGCGCGACGGTCTCGGCAAATGGAACTGCAGTACCCGGGCCTGGCGCAATCGTAGGGTTTATCCTCCTGGGCATCTTCGGCCTGGCAACGGTCATTCCTTCCATTGCGCTGATCGTCCGCCGTCTGCACGATGGCAACTTCAGCGGTTGGCTCGCCCTGGTCGGTCTCGTTCCGTTCCTTGGTGGCCTGGCCCTGCTGGTCCTGATGCTCCTGCCGTCCAACCCGGCCGGCCAGCGCTTCGATCAGCCCAGCGCTGTCTAG
- a CDS encoding agmatine deiminase family protein: MSAWRMPSETAPQDRVWMAFPTGGYTLGDTEEEAHAARSTWAAVANAILEFEPVTMVVHPDDVDTAARYLDPRVEVLTAELNDAWMRDIGPSFVLDANKQLGGVDWIFNGWGGQDWAAWDKDSLIAAEVSGRADAHHIPSGIVNEGGGIQVDGEGTVLVTETVQLDQGRNPGLTKADVEGELARTIGATHVVWLPRGLTRDSEKFGTRGHVDIVAAIPSPGTLLVHSQQNPEHPDYTVSREIIDFLRTTHDAAGRDWNIIEVPAPEALTDDEGYVDYSYINHLVVNGGVIACSFNDPMDEKALRILADAYPGRRVVSVDARELFARGGGIHCITQQQPTAI, translated from the coding sequence ATGAGCGCCTGGCGCATGCCATCCGAGACTGCCCCGCAGGATCGCGTCTGGATGGCCTTCCCCACTGGCGGCTACACCTTGGGTGACACCGAGGAAGAGGCGCACGCAGCACGGTCCACGTGGGCTGCGGTCGCCAATGCCATCCTCGAGTTTGAACCGGTCACCATGGTGGTTCACCCCGACGACGTCGATACCGCCGCGCGCTACCTGGACCCTCGCGTCGAGGTACTCACCGCAGAGCTCAACGACGCCTGGATGCGGGACATCGGGCCGTCGTTCGTGCTCGATGCCAACAAGCAGCTGGGTGGCGTGGACTGGATCTTCAACGGCTGGGGCGGCCAGGATTGGGCTGCTTGGGACAAGGACTCCCTCATCGCGGCAGAGGTCAGCGGTCGCGCCGATGCCCACCACATCCCGTCAGGCATCGTGAACGAGGGCGGCGGCATCCAGGTTGATGGCGAAGGCACCGTCCTGGTCACCGAGACCGTACAGCTTGACCAAGGCCGCAATCCGGGCCTTACCAAAGCCGACGTCGAAGGGGAACTTGCCCGCACGATCGGCGCCACGCATGTGGTGTGGCTGCCACGTGGCCTCACCCGCGACTCCGAGAAGTTCGGCACGCGCGGCCACGTCGATATTGTGGCTGCGATCCCGAGCCCCGGCACGCTGTTGGTCCACTCCCAGCAGAACCCGGAACACCCGGACTACACCGTCTCCCGGGAAATCATCGACTTCCTCCGCACCACCCATGACGCAGCAGGCCGGGACTGGAACATCATCGAAGTTCCCGCCCCGGAAGCCCTTACCGACGACGAAGGTTATGTGGACTACAGCTACATCAACCACCTCGTGGTCAACGGAGGGGTCATCGCGTGCAGTTTCAATGACCCCATGGACGAGAAAGCACTCCGCATCCTCGCCGACGCCTACCCCGGACGCCGCGTAGTCAGTGTTGACGCGCGCGAACTCTTTGCCCGGGGCGGCGGCATCCACTGCATTACGCAGCAGCAGCCTACGGCCATCTAG
- a CDS encoding DUF4193 domain-containing protein, producing the protein MATDYDAPRKTEEESPADSLEALQASRGTGAQTAVIDIDENDTAEGIDLPGADLSGEELTVVVVPEQSDEFTCSSCFLVRHRSQVALEKNGLKYCKDCEG; encoded by the coding sequence ATGGCTACTGATTACGACGCGCCCCGCAAGACAGAAGAAGAGTCTCCCGCTGACTCGCTTGAGGCCCTTCAGGCGTCCCGCGGCACTGGTGCCCAGACTGCAGTCATCGACATCGACGAAAACGATACTGCGGAAGGTATCGACCTCCCGGGCGCCGATCTTTCCGGTGAAGAACTGACCGTTGTGGTGGTCCCCGAGCAGTCTGACGAATTCACGTGTTCTTCCTGCTTCCTGGTCCGGCACCGGTCCCAGGTTGCCTTGGAAAAGAACGGCCTTAAGTACTGCAAGGACTGCGAGGGCTGA
- the menE gene encoding o-succinylbenzoate--CoA ligase, which translates to MDNNGVGSWLHRRRTKSGPKTALISGARTLSYGELAERTDRLANALKDRGVVKGDRVAYLGENHPSFVETFFACGLLGAIFVPLNTRLAAPELQFQLQDSGSRLLINAEALETLAACSVEETPVTHRLVVATDGATEGSAAKLPSGVERYDEVLQAAVSTPLDQAVSLDDGAMILYTSGTTGKPKGALLTHGNITWNCINTVVDMDLNRNDVALMISPLFHVASLDMGLLPMLLKGATVVLETKFEAGRVLELIGQHQVTTLNGVPTTFQMLCDHPEWSTADLSSLDKLTCGGSAVPRRVLDAYEERGIGFTSCYGMTETAPGATMLPVSRSKDKAGSAGLPQFFTDVRIADPLGGPTPAGQVGEIQISGPNVIKQYWNRPDATAESYADADWFRSGDMGFQDDDGFLFVSDRIKDMIISGGENIYPAEVEAAIAELDAVGSVAVIGIEDPKWGEVPRAIVTLREGASLSEEQLRSHLEGRLARYKIPKSVVFVDEMPRTASGKIRKVELRKQFAS; encoded by the coding sequence ATGGACAACAACGGAGTTGGTTCCTGGCTGCACCGTCGCCGCACCAAGTCGGGACCCAAGACGGCCCTCATATCCGGGGCACGCACGCTGAGCTACGGCGAACTCGCCGAGCGGACAGACCGGCTGGCAAACGCCCTCAAGGACAGGGGAGTAGTCAAGGGGGACAGGGTTGCCTATTTGGGCGAGAATCATCCTTCCTTCGTGGAGACCTTCTTCGCCTGCGGGCTGCTCGGCGCGATCTTCGTCCCGCTGAACACGCGGCTCGCCGCCCCCGAATTGCAGTTCCAGCTGCAGGACTCCGGGTCACGGCTCCTGATCAACGCCGAGGCCCTTGAGACCCTGGCGGCCTGTTCCGTGGAAGAAACCCCGGTGACCCATCGCCTGGTGGTGGCGACCGACGGCGCCACGGAAGGTTCCGCAGCTAAGCTGCCATCCGGCGTCGAACGCTATGACGAGGTGCTTCAAGCGGCAGTCTCGACGCCGCTGGATCAGGCTGTCAGCCTGGACGACGGCGCCATGATCCTCTACACCTCAGGCACCACCGGCAAGCCCAAGGGCGCTCTGCTGACGCACGGAAACATCACCTGGAACTGCATCAACACCGTTGTGGACATGGACCTGAACCGGAACGACGTCGCCCTGATGATCTCGCCGCTGTTCCACGTGGCCTCCCTGGACATGGGTTTGCTGCCCATGCTGCTCAAGGGCGCCACGGTGGTGCTGGAAACCAAGTTCGAGGCTGGCAGGGTGCTGGAACTCATCGGCCAGCACCAGGTCACCACCCTCAACGGAGTCCCCACCACGTTCCAGATGCTGTGCGACCATCCTGAATGGTCGACGGCGGACCTCAGTTCCCTGGACAAGCTCACGTGTGGTGGTTCGGCGGTTCCGCGGCGTGTCCTGGATGCCTACGAGGAGCGCGGCATTGGCTTCACGAGTTGTTACGGCATGACTGAGACGGCGCCCGGAGCCACCATGCTTCCTGTCTCAAGGTCCAAGGACAAGGCTGGATCTGCAGGCTTGCCACAGTTTTTCACAGACGTCCGCATCGCCGATCCCCTCGGCGGGCCCACGCCTGCCGGGCAGGTTGGTGAGATCCAGATCTCCGGGCCCAACGTGATCAAGCAATACTGGAACCGCCCTGACGCCACGGCGGAAAGCTACGCCGACGCCGACTGGTTCCGGTCCGGCGACATGGGCTTCCAAGACGACGACGGATTCCTGTTCGTTTCGGACCGCATCAAGGACATGATCATTTCAGGTGGCGAGAACATCTACCCGGCGGAAGTGGAAGCCGCGATTGCCGAGCTCGACGCCGTGGGTAGCGTTGCCGTGATCGGCATCGAGGACCCCAAATGGGGTGAGGTGCCGCGTGCCATCGTCACCTTGCGGGAGGGTGCCTCGCTCAGCGAAGAGCAGCTGCGCTCGCATCTGGAAGGGCGGCTTGCGCGCTACAAGATCCCCAAATCCGTGGTGTTCGTTGACGAGATGCCGCGAACGGCCAGCGGGAAGATCCGCAAAGTGGAGCTCCGCAAGCAGTTCGCGTCCTGA
- a CDS encoding AAA family ATPase: MAIQADSKVPGLVGRVDELAELKGMVDAVRAGASRTLILSGDAGVGKTALVGRACAMAGENVLVLSGAALPLSSVVVPYQALLAAFHGVTHPEMPAPFTTHGTAETRVDSPIFVDEWLTALSSKQPVLLVIDDLQWTDPGTLDILMFLIAGPAERSLGIIATVRSNDAIESRPLERWMTDIRRLPRVKLMTLRPLDRPATATQMAALLGAPPSQPLVTEVFERSAGNPYFTSLLVEGLGSRTHGPGPGLPPDLKAAVLRSWRGLPEAAQQLTRVLAVAGRAVDANELRTVTQGSIAGDVMMPMIHEAAAAGILDLLPDGTYWFHHPLIAEMLEKGMDRWERLRWHSAFADAYEDSLLQNSVRSSRTVALLAEHHYHAERWEPAYRWALLAASRSVHDGSGEDALRMLQRAVFLRDRVSAAAEGPRELWAQVRGAAFRAGNHAAELQAVESLLSLTDASVEPLETAVLLVRRMHLRMSTGLAFFDVADMEKAVQLSSADPESWQHALALAEHAHAALWLDRDGGAMEAAKALAVARLTGNPVAMSYALTVAAMVEVFAKHQVEAFNLAAAAAAEALQAQDYWGYLHAVAWLANSQESWISEQYAVVLRHAREELARHGAPHAYASKIAADEAASFLAIGSWQEAQTALRLAISLDPGPMGDVSARLTAARLDALQGRTQDAFAHLACAEDVNGHSDAYVNLNFAAIRSELNAMAGRPEASLEAAMTGALRPGPPPTMCEWLLPLAARALADLAQRAKDDGRSMAGILTEVDQLEERFPSVFNEPGEQSELYQHQVLAFGRLYAAELGRARAEKANAVAWLHAADACRDASLAWEHAYSCQRAAEALLMHGHGGRAQASQILRRGLQLAMDLQAVPVQLALEQLAVQAKISLAPVTSRAILTSGIPYGLTAREATILDHVVAGRTYKEIAGLLFISEKTVSSHISNLLRKTGTANRFDLARMVLTRTDGRAI; the protein is encoded by the coding sequence ATGGCGATACAGGCCGACTCCAAAGTCCCCGGACTCGTGGGCCGGGTCGACGAACTGGCGGAACTCAAGGGGATGGTGGATGCTGTCCGAGCGGGAGCATCGAGGACGCTCATTCTGTCCGGCGACGCCGGTGTAGGCAAGACAGCCTTGGTTGGACGGGCCTGTGCCATGGCTGGCGAGAACGTGCTCGTTCTCAGCGGCGCCGCCCTGCCCTTGAGCTCCGTGGTGGTGCCCTATCAGGCCCTGCTTGCGGCGTTCCACGGCGTGACCCACCCTGAGATGCCAGCACCCTTCACCACTCACGGAACGGCTGAAACCCGCGTGGACAGTCCGATCTTCGTCGACGAGTGGCTCACCGCGTTGAGCAGCAAGCAGCCGGTGCTTCTGGTAATCGACGATCTCCAATGGACCGACCCAGGCACACTGGACATCCTGATGTTTCTCATTGCGGGGCCTGCCGAACGTTCTCTGGGCATCATTGCCACTGTCCGGTCCAACGATGCCATTGAAAGCCGCCCTCTTGAGCGGTGGATGACGGACATCCGCCGGCTCCCAAGGGTGAAACTCATGACACTGCGGCCCTTGGACAGGCCGGCGACGGCTACACAGATGGCTGCGTTGCTGGGTGCGCCACCATCGCAGCCGCTGGTCACAGAGGTCTTCGAGCGCTCTGCCGGGAATCCCTATTTCACGAGCCTCCTGGTCGAAGGCCTCGGCTCCCGTACGCACGGTCCAGGGCCGGGTCTTCCACCTGATTTGAAGGCTGCTGTGCTCAGATCATGGAGAGGTCTGCCCGAAGCAGCCCAACAGTTGACCCGGGTACTGGCTGTTGCCGGACGAGCTGTGGACGCCAATGAGCTACGCACTGTTACCCAGGGGTCCATCGCCGGGGACGTAATGATGCCCATGATTCACGAGGCGGCGGCTGCGGGCATCCTGGACTTGTTGCCTGACGGCACCTATTGGTTCCACCACCCTTTGATTGCCGAGATGCTCGAAAAGGGCATGGACCGCTGGGAGAGGCTCCGTTGGCACTCCGCCTTTGCGGATGCCTATGAGGATTCGTTGTTGCAGAATTCCGTGCGCAGCTCCCGGACGGTCGCTTTGCTGGCAGAACATCACTATCACGCCGAACGCTGGGAGCCTGCATATCGTTGGGCGTTGCTGGCAGCCAGCAGAAGTGTGCATGACGGAAGTGGGGAAGACGCACTCAGAATGCTACAGCGAGCAGTCTTCCTTCGAGACAGGGTGTCCGCAGCGGCGGAAGGTCCCCGTGAACTGTGGGCCCAGGTCCGGGGCGCAGCGTTCCGCGCTGGAAACCATGCAGCGGAACTTCAGGCCGTGGAGTCTCTTCTTTCGCTCACTGACGCATCGGTAGAGCCACTGGAGACGGCAGTTTTGCTGGTCAGACGGATGCACCTCCGCATGTCAACCGGATTGGCATTCTTCGACGTGGCGGACATGGAAAAGGCTGTGCAGCTTTCTTCGGCCGATCCTGAAAGCTGGCAGCATGCCCTGGCCTTGGCTGAGCACGCGCACGCCGCCTTATGGCTGGATCGCGATGGCGGAGCCATGGAGGCAGCGAAGGCACTGGCCGTGGCCCGGCTGACAGGCAACCCAGTAGCTATGTCCTACGCCCTCACGGTGGCCGCAATGGTGGAGGTCTTTGCCAAACACCAAGTTGAAGCCTTCAACCTGGCCGCGGCTGCGGCGGCGGAAGCGCTCCAAGCCCAGGACTACTGGGGGTACCTCCACGCGGTGGCCTGGCTTGCGAACTCCCAGGAAAGCTGGATCAGCGAACAATACGCGGTGGTCCTCCGCCACGCCCGGGAGGAGCTGGCCCGCCATGGGGCTCCCCATGCGTACGCATCCAAGATCGCAGCCGATGAAGCCGCCAGCTTCCTGGCCATCGGTTCCTGGCAAGAGGCCCAGACCGCGCTGCGATTAGCAATAAGCCTTGACCCGGGACCCATGGGAGATGTGAGCGCAAGGCTAACGGCGGCAAGGCTGGATGCATTGCAGGGGAGGACGCAGGATGCCTTTGCCCATTTGGCATGCGCCGAAGACGTGAACGGCCACAGCGACGCCTACGTCAACCTCAATTTCGCAGCAATCCGTTCGGAGCTCAACGCCATGGCCGGCCGTCCGGAGGCCTCGCTTGAGGCTGCGATGACTGGTGCGCTGCGTCCCGGCCCGCCACCAACAATGTGTGAGTGGTTGCTGCCCCTTGCCGCCAGGGCACTCGCAGATCTCGCCCAGAGAGCTAAAGACGATGGCAGGTCCATGGCTGGCATCTTGACTGAAGTAGACCAACTGGAGGAGCGCTTTCCGAGTGTTTTCAACGAGCCCGGAGAGCAATCCGAGCTGTATCAACACCAAGTGCTGGCCTTCGGACGACTTTATGCGGCGGAACTGGGCCGAGCTCGCGCAGAAAAAGCGAACGCGGTGGCATGGCTTCACGCAGCGGACGCGTGCAGGGATGCTTCTTTGGCGTGGGAACATGCCTACTCATGCCAGCGGGCGGCCGAAGCGCTTCTCATGCATGGTCACGGCGGGAGGGCCCAAGCCTCACAGATCCTCCGCAGGGGACTCCAGCTGGCCATGGACTTGCAGGCCGTTCCCGTGCAATTGGCGTTGGAACAACTCGCAGTCCAAGCAAAGATTTCGCTGGCCCCGGTCACCAGTCGGGCAATCCTCACGAGCGGAATTCCCTACGGACTCACAGCTCGCGAAGCCACCATTCTGGATCACGTCGTCGCGGGGAGAACTTACAAGGAAATCGCCGGGTTGCTGTTCATCAGCGAGAAAACAGTGAGTTCGCACATTTCCAACCTGCTAAGGAAGACGGGTACGGCCAACAGGTTCGATCTTGCCAGGATGGTTCTCACCAGGACTGACGGCCGGGCTATTTGA